In Streptomyces rapamycinicus NRRL 5491, the genomic stretch CGGCCATGTCTCTAGCCAGGACCCGGGAATTTTCGAACGGATCACACCTCGGGGCCGGGTACACTGCAGGGGACGCCGACTTAGCTCAGCTGGTAGAGCACCGCTCTTGTAAAGCGAAGGTCGTCGGTTCGAACCCGACAGTCGGCTCTGAGCCCGAGCAGGGAAGAAGCCCCGGACGGTCTGCCCTCCGGGGCGTTTGCTATCTCACCCGACCGCTTCCGAGCCGTCCGCGACGTCATCGCGGCGCCGCCCGCGGAGCCTCCCGGCCGCCGGAACCGCTCGCCTTCTCCTTCTCGTCTCCTTCTCGGCCTCGTCTCCTTCTCGTCTCCTTCTTGTCCTGATCCTGCTCGGTTCGGTGGAGCCGCCACGGTGCGCCCATGGCCGGAGTTGCCCGGACCGCCCGCGCGGTGTGTGCGTGAACGCCGGGTGAACTTTCATCGGGGCCGGGTTCTTCACCTCCGGTGTTGCAGCATGTTCCGCTCTTGTGAAGTCTTCGCGGCCCGTCGCATTGCAGCTTCCTGCACCGGATGTTGCCTTCCAAGATTGAGTACGTTGATATGGTCTCGACGGATCAGATAACCCGTGCCTTCTCGGCGACGGGTTCTCGACGGCCATCGGAGGGTGGCCGCCGGACAGGGGGCAAAATGCATGAGCGGGAGTTCCGCGCTTTCGTTTCCATAGCTGAGATAGGACGCATGGATCAAGCGGCCAAGGCGCTCGGCTATTCACAACCGGCCATCAGTTACCAGATCAAGTGCCTGGAACAGATGCTGGGCACCAAGCTTTTCACCCGCGACTCCACCGGTGCCCAGCTCACCAGGGAAGGTCGCATGATTCTTCCGTCCGCACGGGCGGTGCTCGCGCTGATCGACAGCATGAAGGGCGTCTGCGCGGCGGCCTGACACATGCTGCAATCGCCACTTCGGTCCGACTTGTGGCGGCGGTCACCCAGGAATGAGGAACTCCTCATGTGA encodes the following:
- a CDS encoding LysR family transcriptional regulator, producing the protein MHEREFRAFVSIAEIGRMDQAAKALGYSQPAISYQIKCLEQMLGTKLFTRDSTGAQLTREGRMILPSARAVLALIDSMKGVCAAA